Proteins encoded in a region of the Mycolicibacterium neoaurum genome:
- the sfnG gene encoding dimethylsulfone monooxygenase SfnG — translation MTTERIADHTTFAYWVPNVSGGLVTSDIEQRTDWNYEYNKKLAQTAENNGFEYALSQVRYEASYGAEYQHESTSFSLALLLATERLKVIAAVHPGLWQPAVLAKLGATADQLSGGRFAVNVVSGWFKDEFTHLGEPWLEHDERYRRSAEFLQVLRKIWTEDDVDFRGDFYRIHDFTLKPKPLNTPARPNPELFQGGNSTAARRNGGYYADWYFSNGKDFDGITEQVVEVRDHARNAGREVKVGLNGFIIARDTEKEAKETLREIIAKANTPAVEGFRSAVQQAGNSTGDKKGMWADSSFEDLVQYNDGFRTQLIGTPEQIAERIAAYRKRGVDLILGGFLHFQEEIEYFGAKVLPLVREIEASESAVADSPVLVSA, via the coding sequence ATGACGACCGAACGCATCGCCGATCACACCACGTTCGCCTACTGGGTGCCCAACGTCAGCGGTGGCCTGGTCACCAGCGATATCGAGCAGCGCACCGACTGGAACTACGAGTACAACAAGAAGCTGGCCCAGACCGCGGAGAACAACGGTTTTGAGTACGCGCTGTCCCAGGTCCGCTACGAGGCCAGCTACGGGGCGGAGTACCAGCACGAGTCGACGAGCTTCAGCCTCGCGCTGTTGCTGGCCACCGAGCGCCTCAAGGTGATCGCGGCCGTCCACCCCGGCCTGTGGCAACCGGCAGTGCTGGCCAAACTCGGTGCCACCGCCGACCAACTCTCCGGCGGCCGGTTCGCGGTCAACGTCGTCTCCGGATGGTTCAAGGACGAGTTCACCCATCTGGGCGAGCCGTGGCTCGAACACGACGAGCGCTACCGACGCAGCGCGGAATTCCTGCAGGTGCTGCGCAAGATCTGGACCGAGGACGATGTGGATTTCCGTGGTGACTTCTACCGCATCCACGATTTCACCCTCAAGCCCAAACCGCTGAACACCCCGGCCCGGCCCAACCCGGAACTGTTCCAGGGCGGCAACTCCACCGCCGCCCGGCGCAACGGCGGCTATTACGCGGACTGGTACTTCTCCAACGGAAAGGATTTCGACGGCATCACTGAGCAGGTCGTCGAGGTGCGCGACCACGCCCGCAACGCCGGTCGCGAAGTCAAGGTCGGCCTCAACGGATTCATCATCGCGCGGGACACGGAGAAGGAAGCGAAGGAGACCCTGCGGGAGATCATCGCCAAGGCCAACACGCCGGCCGTCGAGGGATTCCGGTCGGCGGTCCAGCAGGCCGGAAACTCCACCGGGGACAAGAAGGGCATGTGGGCCGATTCCTCCTTCGAGGACCTGGTCCAGTACAACGACGGATTCCGGACCCAGCTCATCGGCACCCCCGAACAGATCGCCGAACGCATCGCCGCCTACCGCAAGCGCGGCGTCGACCTGATCCTCGGCGGGTTCCTCCACTTCCAGGAGGAAATCGAGTACTTCGGCGCCAAAGTGCTGCCGCTCGTCCGCGAAATCGAGGCCTCCGAGAGTGCGGTCGCCGACAGCCCGGTGCTCGTATCGGCCTGA